A DNA window from Phyllostomus discolor isolate MPI-MPIP mPhyDis1 chromosome X, mPhyDis1.pri.v3, whole genome shotgun sequence contains the following coding sequences:
- the CYSLTR1 gene encoding cysteinyl leukotriene receptor 1, with product MDGAGNLTASSASNNTCNGSIEDFRNQVYSTIYSMISVVGFFGNGFVLYVLIRTYHEKSAFQIYMINLAVSDLLCVCTLPLRVVYYVHKGMWFFGDFLCRLSTYALYVNLYCSIFFMTAMSFFRCIAIVFPVKNINLVTEKKARFVCASIWVFVILTSSPFLMSKSYKDEKNNTKCFEPPQDHQTKNHIFILHYVALLVGFLIPFTIIIVCYTMIIMTLLKNSMQKNIPSRKKAVGMIIIVTAAFLISFMPYHIQRTIHLHFLYNETKPCDSVLRMQKSVVITLSLAASNCCFDPLLYFFSGGNFRRRLSTFRKHSQSSMTYVPKKKVSLPEKDDEI from the coding sequence atggatggagctggaaaccTGACAGCATCCTCTGCCAGCAATAACACGTGCAATGGCTCTATTGAAGACTTCCGCAATCAAGTGTACTCCACCATTTACTCTATGATCTCCGTTGTGGGCTTCTTTGGCAATGGCTTTGTGCTCTATGTCCTCATAAGAACGTATCATGAGAAGTCCGCCTTCCAAATATATATGATTAACTTAGCGGTATCAGATCTACTCTGCGTATGTACACTGCCTCTCCGCGTGGTCTATTATGTTCACAAAGGCATGTGGTTCTTTGGTGACTTTTTGTGTCGCCTCAGCACCTATGCCTTGTATGTCAACCTCTATTGTAGCATCTTCTTCATGACCGCCATGAGCTTTTTCCGGTGCATTGCCATTGTTTTCCCAGTCAAGAATATTAATTTGGTGACAGAGAAAAAAGCCAGATTTGTGTGTGCTAGCATTTGGGTTTTTGTGATTTTGACCAGTTCTCCATTTTTAATGTCCAAAAGTTacaaagatgagaaaaacaaCACCAAGTGCTTTGAGCCTCCACAGGACCATCAAACTAAGAATCACATTTTCATCTTGCATTATGTGGCACTGCTTGTTGGGTTTCTCATTCCTTTTACTATTATAATTGTCTGTTACACAATGATCATTATGACTTTGCTAAAAAATTCCATGCAGAAAAATATACCAAGTCGCAAAAAGGCTGTAGGAATGATTATAATTGTGACCGCTGCCTTTTTGATCAGCTTCATGCCATATCATATTCAACGTACCATTCACCTTCATTTTTTGTACAATGAAACTAAACCTTGTGATTCTGTTCTTAGAATGCAAAAGTCAGTGGTCATAACCTTGTCTCTGGCTGCATCGAATTGTTGTTTTGACCCTCTCCTGTATTTCTTTTCAGGGGGGAACTTTAGGAGAAGGCTGTCTACATTTAGAAAGCATTCTCAGTCCAGCATGACTTATGTACCCAAGAAGAAGGTCTCATTGCCAGAAAAAGACgatgaaatatga